From the genome of Brassica oleracea var. oleracea cultivar TO1000 chromosome C4, BOL, whole genome shotgun sequence:
AGCTCCTCATCACTGTCTTCCTTCATCGGCTGTTGAAGCAACGAAACCTTTGAATACGCAGGTACAACAAAGTCCCTCCCAACCACAACCTTGAAAGACAGAACAACACCAGGCTCCAAAACCGCCCCTGCTCTGATTCTCACACCATCACAGACAATAGCGTTCCTTATCTCACACCCATCTTCAATCGTAACATTGTTCCAAATGTAAGACCCTTCAATCACCACGTTCGACCCAATAGAACATCCATTCCCAATAACCGAGTTCAAGATCCTATCCCCATTCCCAATCTTTGTCCCGTATCCAACCACAGTGGAAGCCCCAACATCAGCAGAACGCGACTGAACCACATCACAAGCCCTGTATATCCCTTGTCTCCCAAGCTTTACAGGACGGTTCCCACCGAAATTGATATCCGGCACATAGGGGTACGTCCACCTCTGGATTATATCCTTACTAACAGTATCATAGCTTCGAAAATTATCAACCCTAGCAGCATAACTCGAGCCAATCTCATGAGTGAAGATCTTATACCCCATGATATCATCAACAAGCACACCTTTCACAAAATGACGCCGCAAATGCTGATAATCAAAGTTATCCTCAAAGAGACTAAGCACCTCAGGAGAACATATATCAATGTAACAATCCTGCATATCGTTATACAGCAAAACAGATGGATTGCTCTCCATCAACGACTTATCCAAGCAAACACTCCCTCTCGCGTGATCAACCTTATCCTCCTCGTAATGAAGAAGCTGCTTCGTTAACGGATCAACGGCGATGAAGAGCTGATCAGTCCCTAGCCTCGACTGATGCGTGATCAAGGAAGGTTTCGACTTCTTGATAACCATCGTCATGATGGCTTTCTCGTCTCTCTTCTTCCTCTCCCTATGTTCTTGAATCAAATCCGCGAGCGGCATGTTGCTCACGGTGTCTCCGCTGACGAGGACGAAGTCGCCTTGGATCTGAGACGTCTCCGTCTGCTGCTCGTAGATGTAACGCAAGGCGTCTCCGGCGCTGATCGATTTGTGAGATTCGATCGTCCTCACTACCAAGTTCGGGTGCGTGCGCCACTCGGAGGTTTCGAGGTAATCGATGATTTGCGTCGAGTGAGCGCAGCAGAAGACGAAAACCTCCTCGATTCCGGCGGATTCGAGCCAGGCCAAGGTGTAATCGATCATCGGGACGTTTACGAGGGGTAAGAGTACCTTGGGGCGTTCTAGGGTTACGGGACGGAACTTGGTGGTGAAGCTGTCGGCGAGGAGGATGGCTTGGAGACGTTGACGGCTCTGCTCCTCGGAGTCGTCGGAAACTCTAGCGCCGCCTTTCTTCTGAGCACCCATCTCTTGAATCCGATATCGCCTCTCTCACTGTTCGATTCGATTGGAGATTCTCGCGGTGATTCGATGAAAACCTAAAACCCTCCCCGAGTCTAGTGATAAAAACT
Proteins encoded in this window:
- the LOC106342320 gene encoding translation initiation factor eIF-2B subunit epsilon-like encodes the protein MGAQKKGGARVSDDSEEQSRQRLQAILLADSFTTKFRPVTLERPKVLLPLVNVPMIDYTLAWLESAGIEEVFVFCCAHSTQIIDYLETSEWRTHPNLVVRTIESHKSISAGDALRYIYEQQTETSQIQGDFVLVSGDTVSNMPLADLIQEHRERKKRDEKAIMTMVIKKSKPSLITHQSRLGTDQLFIAVDPLTKQLLHYEEDKVDHARGSVCLDKSLMESNPSVLLYNDMQDCYIDICSPEVLSLFEDNFDYQHLRRHFVKGVLVDDIMGYKIFTHEIGSSYAARVDNFRSYDTVSKDIIQRWTYPYVPDINFGGNRPVKLGRQGIYRACDVVQSRSADVGASTVVGYGTKIGNGDRILNSVIGNGCSIGSNVVIEGSYIWNNVTIEDGCEIRNAIVCDGVRIRAGAVLEPGVVLSFKVVVGRDFVVPAYSKVSLLQQPMKEDSDEELEYADSGSGTADRLSGLSLEMESKGSELGPDGAGYIWEVCEGAHDEEWKHSVAPIPEDKLAEITQAMDDYDDMEDESVVPTSGELKSDADSINTDVNDPGDDYGYFEKEVEGTFLRAVEEGIKVELGVLEINSLRLSYNMESADCAGAIFYSMMKLAVDTPHSSASELYKTASSIIAKWKGLLGFYVKQTDEQIEVMMKFEEMCQETAKELGPLFAQILHVLYEKDVVQEDAIMRWAEEKAGADEADKVYLQQCETFIQWLKEASEEEDEDDDEEED